A window of the Lactuca sativa cultivar Salinas chromosome 5, Lsat_Salinas_v11, whole genome shotgun sequence genome harbors these coding sequences:
- the LOC111918657 gene encoding cytochrome P450 724B1 → MGLLFMIILVGFVFGLIFNHFLPLLFLKNKKLGALPRGSFGYLPLLGETLSFLNPHPSTTIGSFLQEHCSRYGKVFKSHLFFSPTIVSCDQELNYFILQNEDKLFECSYPKPIHGVLGKISMLVVVGDTHKRLRNVALSLVSTTKSKPDFLTHIEKTTLQILDSWKDKKQIIFCQEARKFTFNVIVKQVLGLTPEEPQTARILEDFLTFMRGLISFPLYIPGTPYANAVKARIRISASVKQIIKERRRNNNIISNNNDDNICGNMNINSQKRGSDFLEILLGVDTLSEDEKVSFVLDALLGGYETTSILMAMVVHFVAKSPSALEQLKVEHECIRGKKKKDESLNWEDYKMMGFTQNVINEALRYGNIVKFVHRKALKDIKFKDYLIPAGWKVLPILSTVHLDPSIHSSPLEFHPWRWETQRQDQTGKKFTPFGGGSRCCPGSELARVEVAFFLHHLVQNFRWSVEDDDQPIAYPYVEFQRGLVLNLDHFAL, encoded by the exons ATGGGTCTTTTATTTATGATAATCTTGGTGGGGTTTGTGTTTGGTCTGATCTTCAACCATTTCTTACCTTTGCTGTTCTTGAAAAACAAGAAACTTGGTGCTCTTCCTCGAGGCTCATTTGGATACTTACCTCTTcttggtgaaaccctatcttttCTTAACCCTCATCCTTCCACCACCATTGGCTCTTTTCTTCAAGAACATTGCTCTAG GTATGGGAAAGTGTTCAAATCACATTTATTCTTCTCACCTACCATAGTTTCATGTGACCAAGAACTCAACTACTTCATACTACAAAATGAAGACAAGCTTTTTGAATGTAGCTATCCAAAGCCCATTCATGGTGTTCTTGGCAAGATATCTATGCTTGTGGTTGTCGGTGACACCCACAAGAGGCTTAGAAATGTGGCCCTTTCTCTTGTTTCCACCACCAAATCTAAACCTGATTTTCTCACCCACATTGAAAAAACCACCCTCCAGATTTTGGATTCTTGGAAGGACAAGAAACAAATAATCTTCTGCCAAGAAGCTCGAAAG TTTACATTCAATGTAATAGTAAAACAAGTGCTAGGGTTAACACCAGAAGAGCCACAGACTGCAAGAATTCTTGAAGATTTTCTCACCTTTATGAGAGGTTTAATATCTTTTCCTCTCTACATCCCGGGAACTCCTTATGCAAATGCAGTTAAG GCTAGAATCAGAATATCAGCAAGTGTCAAGCAAATTATAAAGGAAAGAAgaagaaataataatattatctcTAATAATAATGATGATAATATTTGTGGGAATATGAATATTAATTCGCAAAAAAGGGGGAGTGATTTCTTGGAGATACTCCTAGGTGTTGATACCTTATCTGAGGATGAAAAAGTTAGCTTTGTTCTTGATGCTCTACTGGGTGGCTATGAAACGACTTCTATTTTGATGGCCATGGTGGTGCATTTTGTCGCCAAATCTCCATCTGCACTTGAGCAATTGAAG GTAGAGCATGAATGCATAAggggcaagaagaagaaggacgAGTCTTTGAATTGGGAAGACTACAAAATGATGGGATTCACCCAAAAT GTCATCAATGAGGCTCTTAGATATGGCAACATTGTCAAGTTTGTGCATAGAAAGGCTCTCAAAGATATTAAATTCAAAG ATTATTTGATACCAGCAGGTTGGAAGGTCCTACCAATTCTAAGTACAGTTCACTTGGACCCATCCATCCATTCAAGTCCCCTGGAATTTCATCCTTGGAGATGGGAG ACACAGAGGCAAGATCAAACGGGGAAGAAATTCACACCGTTTGGTGGAGGATCAAGATGTTGTCCAGGGTCCGAACTAGCTCGGGTAGAGGTTGCATTTTTCCTCCACCACCTTGTACAAAATTTCAG GTGGAGTGTAGAAGATGATGACCAACCCATTGCCTATCCATATGTAGAGTTTCAAAGAGGTTTAGTATTAAATCTGGACCATTTTGCCCTTTGA